The DNA segment CctgtacaaatacatttattgtttacagtgtacagataacatctaattaatatttacatttatcacaAAGAACTGTGAAGTCTACATGGTGTAAATAGAATATATAACACAACTAGTACATGTAGCCGCTGCTAAATTCAACTGGGAAAATAAAGACTATATTTGGtgtcaatgtgtgttttttaaatattttttacagttatgataaaaatgtgatatggctgtgaaattctaatggatctttcagtaaaaatacactttatccaactctgacaaaaaaataaacatgaacattttttaaaggacgTGTCAGGTTAACAATACACAACAATGACTTTAATTTAAAGGAAATAGAGTGTTTTCTCCAGTAACACATTTAATCAGTTAAAGAACAGGTGACATGTACATTAGGTGTCAATGTATGCTTTTTTATGGAATTTCACAGTTCTGATTAAAATGAGATGTTACTGTTCAATTCTActgttttttctctgtaaaaatacatttagtttttacagtgtgggtgATACGTCATATGAGTCTTTTGCATATCCTGTTAGATGGGTGATATGTCATATGAGTCTTTTGCATATAAAGACTCATATGACATATCACCCATCTAACAGTGTATACAAAAGACTAATAATATAACATATCACCCATCTAACAGGATATGCAAAAGACTAATACTTATCACCCATCTAACAAGGACGTGTTGAATCAATATTTAAAACAGGCTGTTGAGAGTTGGTCACATTATCTGCTGTGTAACTGTGTATTTAAGCTGATGTGCCACAGTCTGTCATCACTGTCGTATGAAACATTTCAACTGGAACATGTTTCTATTTTTCCTGCTCACCTGTACTGCGCTGAGAGCTTTTAATGCTCAGGCAAAAGTGGTGACGGTGTTTGATGAGTGTAAAGAAAGGTTCTACAACAACATGGAACCGAAAGGAATGGATCAGAATGCTGTGAAAATTTGCCAGAAGATGGAAAATAAACCTGATGTATTTTTTGCTACTCTCTATTCGACTCATCACAAAATTCCCCTGTACAGTGCCTATACATTTGATCCTCAATGCTCACAAAAAGATGGAACAGCCAAGAGATGCAACCAATGGCACATCGAGCCACAGTTAACAGTAGGTTTTActatttaacaaaatatatcaaatgttttgatAAGAAATTGTAGTGttcaattatttacattttaagttGTGTTGTTATTGCAAATACATATGCAAAACATTGTTAATGAATATTGATTGAATTAAACTTGTGCATATTAACCGCGTATGTGCAACAACTGTGGTAAAGTTATATTTCTTTTGTAGATTTCTGAACCAAACAATAATCACATGGTCCGTGAGAGCAAAGCTGAAAAGTTTGTCAACAAATATAAAGGAAGTCAAGCCCTCAGCGCTGACTATGAACACACGGGATACGATCGTGGACACCTGAACCCCAATGGTCTCCAATGTGGCGATGCCCGTCTGGCGACATTTACTCTGACCAACGCTGCGCCGATGGATGCTTGCTTCAACCGCATTCAATGGAGGATCTGGGAGGgttatttgcaaagttttttaaagacaaaaagtTATAAAGATGCGACGGCTTACATCATCACAGGTACTGTACCCGGTAAAGAGAAAATACCACAAGAGGACGACTGTGACAAGAGCCGGGAGTCTGGACGGGTCACAGTTCCCTCTCACATCTGGACAGCTGTCTGTTATAAACATCAAGATAACACAAAGTCTTTTTCCTTTGGCTATTTAGGAGAAAACAAGCCAGAATTCAACATACAGATCATGAGCGTTTCAGACATGAATCAGCAGCTCAGTGACCTGTATAGCAAATCCTCGAAAACTTCTGTTAATATCTTTGATGGTAACTGTTTTAATGACAACCCGTCATCTAAAGCGGCTGAACAAAGTTTTGTTGATCTAATTAAATTGCCAGAGTACCGAATCACTCGTAAAAGGGCCCGTAGTGACAGTGACACCTCGTCTGTAAAGAAACCTAAAAGCGGTTGATACAGTACACACATTGTTTTAAGACAAGAGATGAGAAGTCAGATCATCTTCCCAGCAAACAAAAGACGTCCAAAAGTCATCTCTTCTACGACGTTGGAGAGACGTACCCTAAGGAGCCAGAATGAAAGTTTTTATGACGTCTTCTGAACGTCTGTTATTGAAGCAAGCACTGCAGCATAAAGTTTTTtgttgtcaccattgttgagattcaaacactgattcttcatgtctgtGTGACTCTAAAATCTCCCCTGGCATAAGTTTGTATTTACATGCATTTCTCAACATCAAAATAACACCACATTATAGTGTTCTTTCTAGATAAGCACACAATCCATATGGGATATGTGACACAAGCTACAAGATGCTGATCTGATTCTTACTAGCATTGGGGAATCAAACATACTTTAAATGCACACAGTTACAGAGCGCCAAAAGAAATTCAACATTTAAACGTCTAGAGTCAAGAGcacaactcaaggaaacacggatcaccatgatggtgagtttcaactaaattaaaacaaatattaagtgTTAACCCGCCCATGGGCCCTGTGCATGTTAAGGgtaaagtattttgtatttgaaatacatgcCCACCCCTGATTGTACTCTGCTTGTATCATGACTAATGAAGATGCTCTTCTGACaaataaagcatcttaaaatgccctttgtttttttattgaatctCAAACCTAAATCAGATTATTCTCATCCAggtggaaaaacaaacaataatgaaccAGAACTTTCTAGTGTTAAATGTGGAATTATTCATCCAGTTAACTAAACAGTTCCCCCagggcagtggtcaccaaccctgctcctggagatcgaccgtcctgcagactgcagctccaaccctgcttcagcacacctgtctgtcatGATCAAGCacacctgaacaccttgattagatagttcaggtgtgtttgattggggttggagctgaaatcttcaggacggtcgatctccacactgtcagaaaaaatgtgtcagatttgtacctttaggg comes from the Triplophysa rosa linkage group LG9, Trosa_1v2, whole genome shotgun sequence genome and includes:
- the LOC130559575 gene encoding endonuclease domain-containing 1 protein-like, producing MKHFNWNMFLFFLLTCTALRAFNAQAKVVTVFDECKERFYNNMEPKGMDQNAVKICQKMENKPDVFFATLYSTHHKIPLYSAYTFDPQCSQKDGTAKRCNQWHIEPQLTISEPNNNHMVRESKAEKFVNKYKGSQALSADYEHTGYDRGHLNPNGLQCGDARLATFTLTNAAPMDACFNRIQWRIWEGYLQSFLKTKSYKDATAYIITGTVPGKEKIPQEDDCDKSRESGRVTVPSHIWTAVCYKHQDNTKSFSFGYLGENKPEFNIQIMSVSDMNQQLSDLYSKSSKTSVNIFDGNCFNDNPSSKAAEQSFVDLIKLPEYRITRKRARSDSDTSSVKKPKSG